In Arachis hypogaea cultivar Tifrunner chromosome 7, arahy.Tifrunner.gnm2.J5K5, whole genome shotgun sequence, the genomic window AATAGAACTTTGTGTATGAATTTTCATGATGAATTTGGTAATTCAATAGAACTTAGTGAATGGAATTCTGAATTTGTTTTGGTGAATAAAATTTGGTGAATAGATTTCTGGGCATCATGCCGTAGAATTTGGCTTACTATTTAATGATTTGCTTTCAAAGTTTTGTTCACAAATAAATAGTGTGTATTTCATACCAATATAAAATAGAATCAGATGAATATGTGCATGATGCATGAAAAACTTCCTAGCTATGGCATGAGGGTATTATGATGGTGTGGTTATGTGTTTGTTGAGACACAAGTGTCTGAATGTTAGAATGACAAAGAATCATGTATGAATCTCTAACTAATCATTTTCAATTTGAAATGGCAAAGAACACATGATGATATATTCCTAGATATCTATGATCATAATAATAATCTTTGGCACAGATTATTCAGATGATAATAGGTGAGCACAAAGTTACAATTATTAACTTACACCAATGACCAAATTAATACACAAAcataaagatagaaaaatattattgatctcTGTATTTATTACTTATATAAAAATGTACCAAAATTGTCTGATaagacaaaattttttctttaaaataataattcaacaaataaattataaatatcacTAATCTCATTTATAATTGAGGATTACaacaaatttttcaaataataacaaaataggcAAAAATGTTGATCTCCATACTATTCACTTTAAAGCCTAGCCTAAaaatcattattcttcttctgaaacttGTATTTGTGGAATTGTGGTCATTGAACATCCCCAACAAAAGATTTATCACAACGAATGTCCGAATATATTGCTCATTTAGCTACAAATAtgaattaattagttaaataatatGGCATCATGTATATAATTAATCAATATGTCTTTGAAACTTACAATACCGACACCGTGGGATTAAACTTCTCTGTCGTAGACAACCATTGAAGAACCCAAACACCAGAGTCGCGACTAAAAGTTCAGTGGCAATATTAACTAGTTAGTATCAATAAAAGATCACTTTAATTAAAGATGTAAATAAAAGATTCACTACAATTATGTGTACCTTTGAGGATAATTGGCACCCCTTAACCTTTTTCACATCAAAATTCATGAAATCTTTTCTTTCAGGAATGTCACCTTTTAGGTAATGCCCAAAAGTTACCATATCTGATAATCTTATAGCCTGAAAATTTTATTCATGACTAATCTATTAAgatttatgtattattttatatatagtttGTGTATAAAGAAATGGGTTATGGACATCTTACCAAGGATTTCATAATTTCTTATCTTGGCTCAACTTGATCATCATTTAAATTAGAATCAAACTGATATAATTTTTCATCCAATAAACTAATAACCATATACCAGCGGTCACCTTCTTCTTTAATTGGGACATAAATCTACAGCAGATAGTTAAGTGTGGGTCATTTCAAAGAGCTATGAGTATTCTCATTAATATATTCTTAACACCAATtagctattaaaaaaaatattcatcaaCAATTATTCATCAACAATTATTCACTCACTTCCTCTAATTAACAAAGTTCAATTATGTCCTACTCAACTATAAGTTTCAACAAATATATTTGGGAAAGAAAAATGCAAGATTATTTACTGAGTTTTCTTGTTTTATGGTTAGATTTATTCTATCAGCTTATAGTTAATCTCATGCATGTCTTTTCATTGATCTTCTGTGTGGAACACCATCAATTTCAGACttctaaacataaaaatattatgaAACTAAACCGTCACAGCTATAGATCTGTtgatgaataagaagaaaaacgttgaaagaaaaaaagaaaaaataaaaaatgaaaacctGAGAAACGACTCTGATGGCTTGAGAAATGGCTAGAAGTCTTGGGTCTCCTTTGAGGCCATAATCTTCCGCgaagattttcttttctttttttgtttcttttctgaTTTTCTGTCTCAAGTGTGAAGTATATGTCTCTGTGTATATATGTGTGACAGCTTCCATGACTTCCTTTTCGAAGAACACCACACGAAGTAGATGACCAAGAGAGGAGAAGAACACAAATTTTAGAGGCGGAGTGGACAGGGGTGCGAAATAGTCTCGATCCAGGCTCTGATAGTTGCATGCGTACATGGGTAGTCTCGAACCAGACCTAACAGTTGATGCTAGTGCCAGTTTTCATCGcagtaatgaagaagaagaagagacccCATCTGCAAAATATATAATAAGAGAAAGAGGAAGGGAATCATTTGTAAAAACGTTAAATATTAGGgagtatttaataaaaataaaaatatatatttgtatttaatCTACACCGttagatataataataaaatgatcTAACGGTTTAAATTAAAAACCATATTAAGAGACTAACGTTAATCCCAAAGATAGTTGGGACCAACAAATCAGCCACCATTGAATATTAACTAACCACTATGAGTTTATGACTCTCATGTACACGGTCATACTAATGTATAGCTGTgtcacaattttttattttttgaatataacGAGTACTATGCAacttattttagttttataaagGCATAATTATGAAGGTTACTTTTGACGAGTTTTAGATTAGTTTATGTTTGGTCTTGCATATTCTTTActtacattttttaatttttatttttcaatttcaataaaaaaaaaaaagcggtgGTTTTCTTGTCATCTTGTGCAGGTCCTAatgatatttttacttttttgttattGCCTACAAATTTTggtattctttttaattcaaaacaacaacaagaaaaggggaaaaaaaggcaagaagaaaagaaaaaaagtgtatttcttgtatttgttatttttatatattatttttttaactacaaGATTCGAAGATGATTTTTAAGAGAAAGAAAATGTTACGTATTttaaatgttcgtgatatgaaaagtttaaatattatttagtagtattaatttatacttttaagtattagaatatttactttaattttatgtagtttaaatttgtttattagttattaaattggactttaatttatgttagggagtttagttttttttaattgtaatctAATAAAAGGTGCTCTCATTGAGTAATTAAAGGTGTGAGAAACTCTTTTTGATTTTGTGATGAAACTACGGTATAGACAAGTGAAATTGAGTAAGTCTCTCTCTTATGGTATCAAAAAATTAGGTAAAAAATTGAGTAATTTTATTCGATTCAATTCCTAAACTATGAAGTGTATAAAATACGTGGGGTGAATCTGTTTTTTGttgcataaaaaaattagataaaaaaagtGTTTCTCTttgtatttaatttcaatttattcttttattttctattttatatttttaatttaaatttattttttattttaatacttattctttttatttagggttaaaatttagaataaacacTCATCCCGGTCCCTGTCCATTTCAAATTAGGACAAGGCGACCCCTCACCAAAAAAGTAATCCATGTTGGTCTCTGTCCGTGCATAAAATAACTCATCGTGCCCTTTTTTCCATAGTTGATGAAAAAGTTTGATGTGGCAGTTATCGACGCTGATCTGGCAGTTAGTCCAGAGTTAAGTTCCAGGGTGGATTAGGGTTAATGAACAGGAGTCGATTTGTCCCCCTGTCACATtcaaaaacgacgccgtttctagGTTAAGAATGAGGAAACGTCATTCTCACCCTCATAACCCCCAAGCCCTAACTCATATTTACAGAATAACCAAAATCCCTGTAACCTTCTTTGCGCAAAAGGATAGATAGTGGTGGAGATAGCTAGTGTTGGTGCTGACAAGGCCACCAGGAAGGATTCGGAGGACTCTTCTAACTCCATACTTGACGGAGTTATTGACGTCGTGCAGTGGAGGCAGCTTGGGTCGCCATTAAGGTTAGTAACGAATTTGGGCATCTAAAACATTAGCACTATCCAATCTCTATTCCTAAGTTGCATGTTGGTGTTGCAGTGTTCAGTAGGTTGAAATGGGTTGCCTGGTTGTgggtttttaaaaaatgtttttaattaatttgttaaataattaatattgtttGTTAGTAGTTTAGATCATTGGCACAGTGAGATAAAATGTCATGAATTGGGTTTTGATTAGTAATAATAATTTTCAGATGGATGAGTTTGAAGTAGTTCTTGTTTTCCATCATGAGGAAATTTTAAGAGGAATACACAGGAAAAATTAGAATATGTTGATGGAAAAGTGAAGAAGTGGCCACCTTTAAACATTGATTTGGtgaatttatttgattttgaaacgttaCTGAAGGAGTTGGATTACAGAGAGTACAAGACTATGTTTTGGTTTGATAGCATGGCACTTGACTTAGAATTTGGGTTACATGTAATGAGGGGTGATATTGAGATAAATGACATAAGGAATAACAAGAGTAAAAACAAGGGGACAAACGAGATTTATATCTACTTTGATCATCTGGTTAGTGTGCCAGAAGTTGTCGATGAGGAGATGCAAGTTGAGGAGGTTATTCCGAGTGACTCGTCTTCCTCAAGTGATGGGTATGAAACAACTAAGGATGAGCCATATAAGCCACCTCCTCCGAAATATGAAGATACATAGCAGTGACGATAGTGAGG contains:
- the LOC112703069 gene encoding uncharacterized protein; translated protein: MYACNYQSLDRDYFAPLSTPPLKFVFFSSLGHLLRVVFFEKEVMEAVTHIYTETYTSHLRQKIRKETKKEKKIFAEDYGLKGDPRLLAISQAIRVVSQAIRLSDMVTFGHYLKGDIPERKDFMNFDVKKVKGCQLSSKSRLWCLGSSMVVYDREV